The Toxotes jaculatrix isolate fToxJac2 chromosome 14, fToxJac2.pri, whole genome shotgun sequence genomic interval TGTGGTAGGAGAGGGAAACGATGATCAGACCAAGTTAACAACAGCTAGAGACCCCCAGAATGATTCCAAACATCATCGCAGCATTCCCACGTACAAACCCTCCCCCTTCTCTTGTTGGCAATGAGTGGTCGTAACATGAGCCGTGACATAAAGCACATGAGAAACACACttaacaagcacaaacacagcagctgacgGAGCAATGAGGAGGCAGCAGAATGGTGAGGATGAGTGCAAGCACCTGTGATGTGGCCTCCCGTACCTCCTTTGACTCCGGTGGAGATGAGGATGGGAGGGAGCCCGTCCTCTGGAATCAGACTGAGGGAGCTGCCCACGGGGCTGCCCACCGGGGCAACGGGGGTATGGGCTGCCTgagggtggagaggaggggtgggtgCAGGGTTACATGTGCTGTAggttaaaacacacagtgagatgtAATAGTACAGCGACAGAATCCAAGAGCATGTTTGTGGCTGTGATTATGGGTACGACCGGCGTAGTAAGTACGAGCTCCTGCCAAGTCTGCCACCAGCACCTATAATCACAGTCAAATGTGAAGTTCTGGGTACTACATGGAACATGAACTATTCACACAACCGCTGTCTCAactgatttcttttaaatatgTACACATgtaaggatttttaaaaaaaagaaagaaaaccagagGCCATCGCTGTCTGGCTTCTTAATTACCCCAGTTTAGTTAAGTAACCAACATTGCTACGAGTTATTTATGCTGTTGAAGTTCACAGCAATTTTGGAAACACTGTCAACACTGTAAGGTtgagttgttaaaaaaaatctaccttCTGCTCAAATGAGAGTAGTGGAGGATAAATGCACCCAGAACTGGTGTACTAGAAGGGACGCTTCAGCCATTTGGATTTACTTTTCTTTAAAGCTACAATTTCTGTATATTAACAATGGAAAAAATTACTATGTGTGATGTAAAAGCAGTTCCTCGTGGTGACAAACCCACGGAGAATTATCATCTGAATCAGGAGCTATaaagcatctttcagctcagcTTCAGTGAACCACACAAACTGCCACTGATAAACCACAGCAGTGACTTTAGAAAAGCAAATTGAGCGAAACCTTTGGCCGTTAATTCAAACCCAGTTATTATGGCGTTCATGCCAGTGTGACATTCAATATGTGATGTGAAAGTCTGATTCTTTACCCATATTGTGTCTGCATAGCCATGTCAGACCAAGCCATTTAAAAGCTTCAGCAAACTCTGTGTTCAACAGGCCATGAATCATCCTGACAGCTGGTATTCAGGTCCAATGAGTGTGGgacacaaccacagaaacaaccaaacaCAACTTGTTGTTCTGTTAAATGCTGTGAGGCAAACTTTAACAGATCGATCACTTATGTTGGCTTACAGTGAATCTAGTACAGTACATTCCAGCTTTGAGCACTTCAGCCTGCTGGGATTTCTAATTCTTATTCTGCAAACAAGGAATGTTTCTTTTGAACTCTGTTTACTTACTGTTTATTGCAGTCCATGACCCAGCCTCAAACCAACGAGAATCCCACAGAAAGAGTTCTTTGTGGCTTCCTTCGCCTAATACGGCCGTACACGCTAACCTAATAGCATTAGCTGTGGGTGAATGTTTTTCGTGCAAAGCCTACCTCTGAGGAATCAGAAGTGGAGGATTTGTTTGAACACGTGGAGATGGCCAATGACTGGGAGGGGGCTGGGCTGGAGGTCGGAGGCTTGGGGGACTCTGCTGTGTCTCCATTAGGTAGGACCCCATCAGCGAACCACACCCTCCTCTGCTCACGTGAGAGGGACCCTAAACATGAGACtcacaaaattacattttcccTGAATGTCTCAGTTGAACGGCcacgctcacacagacacagagaaacagcacaaGTTTAAGAATGTAGAGAAGTGAAGAGAATGTAAAGAAGTAGGGTCAGAATGTCattgtaaaaagtgaaaaatcaaGTGCTAAGAGTATTTCTGTGCTTGGTAAAGGTCATACCCTCGTTGCCAGGCTGTTTCAGGACTCCCACAGGCACCATGACGGTGGGAGGAGGGGAGCTAAGTACCCCAGAGGCCTGAGCCTGCTGCAGAGGGGGGATGGTGGAGCAGTATTCCGCTGGGTTGTTGGGGTTCGGACTCTGGTTGCTTCCAGTTGCCGGTGTCTCCCATGATTGAGCTGACAAACAGAACATATTATTACTATGAATTAGGAAAACCGTGTGTAAATATTATTACTATACATTAAGACAACTGTGTGTAAAGTCTAAAAACTATACACACTGCAAAGTAAAAACCATCCTCAGCTGAATTTTCATACATTCAAAGAATAAACACAACTCACCAGTGGTCAGAGCAGAATGACAGGTGACACAGACACGGGCCTCCTTCCTGTCCATGTACGTGAGCCTGCACTTCAGACTGCAGCACGTCGCACAGAACACcttaaaaataaacaagcacACGCACAGAAACATGTAATTTGCGCCACATTCTCACAAATGATGAGAACACCGGTCAAAGCTGCATGAcactttttccaaaaaaaaaaaaaatatatatataatttactgtagagattttaaaattagaaGGAGAACCAGAAAGAAGGTCTGATTGAGTGTGCAGCAAATGTACCATTTTATGGATATTGATTTCCTGTACTTAGCCGGTGCTTCAACAAGCTGCGGCTGTGTACAGGGCACTTCGCTTTCAATGGATTAGCACCTCATTACACATCATTATCCACTAACATGTATTTAGTAAATGATTACACTGAGGGTGGGAGATCCTTTTAATTTCAGAGCCTCACAGCACCATCATAAGCTGGTTTGTGGATCTACCAGCCTGATGGTGAACGCGCTGAGGATCCCGCTGCGTCTATTGTTTTTCGCGGCCCCAGTGCTGGTGTCAGTATTACTGCAGTGCCAGCTCCTCCCCGCTCAagtggcagagtgtgtgtgtgtgtttgtttaccacCAAGGGAAAAGAAGTAGCAGTCCGGCGATTTTCCAGTGCAGTGTCAGCGACCACATCTTCACTTTAAAGCACTGTGCGGACGCCCCGCTGCACGTGTGGGTGATCATGATGCTAGAAATCTACCTGCACACCCACAGAGTTTATCTGCAAAGAAAGGCCTAGGAAGGAACTCATCTATCAAATCACTGCATTTAAACTAGGGTTGTTTTCTGCTGAAccctttgtctttgtcatctTAATGCGTTTTTTTTGCCTCATATAAACCTCTTTATATTGCATCCGTGTTTGAAaggtgctatacaaataaagttgaCTTGCATAGTAGAACTCATCATTACAAATGTAGTTACTGGAAACATTTCAGCGAGAACACATTGCCTGCTTTTGGTTACTTATCAtatgattaatttaaaaaataaaataaaaactaaacaacaagGCTAGCTCAGAAATTCCAAGTAAATTATCCCTGTTTTTAAGTGCGTTACAGTGTTTTTAGTTTGGATTTTCCCTTTAAAGCAGCTCTAGCGCTCCTCTAACCTTGCCACAGGCCCTGCAGTGGTGCCTCCTCTTGGTGAAGGTGAACTTGACATCACATTTCATGCAAACAGGAGCCTGGGAGTCAGGCACCCACACAGGGGCAACCTCTCCCAGGGAGCTGGCAGGTTTTTTGCACAGAGCGCCTAGTTGTCCTGCCTGGAGGTCATTGTCTGGGCTCTCCGAAGGCATCAGGGAAGGCGAGAGGACAACACCATCTCCATTCACCCCGACTGCTGTCGGGTCAGTCCCACTGTGTGTCGTCTCGGACGGCGTGCCTCTCCGACACTGATTCTCAAGGTTCTTGTTCTTGCTGACAGTGGACGGGCCAAGCTGGTTTTGGACCTGGCCCGATAGCAGCTGTGGAATCTGGAGTTTGAGGCTGACCGGCTGCTTTGGTCGTGCACCTCCGTAGGGAACACTGACCGGCTGCAGCCGACTGTTGTTGAGTTTTGGTTGGATGCTACCTGACCCCGCTGCTCCTCCATCGCTGCTCTCCTGCTTGCTCTcctccatttctttctcctcagtCACAGAGTCCTCTTTGGAGGGGACGGGAGATGGAGAAAAcccctcgtcctcctcctcctctttcgcttctgtctctttcagctTGGAATGACTACTCCTCTCCTGTTCCAAACCATTGGGAAGACTTGTTATTCTGAGGAGCTGGTCCACCTGTCCCTCTGGACCacatctcctctccttctccactcCGATTCTGTCAGGAGGAGATACGCCattctcctctgcctcacaaCCAGCCTGAACATCTCTCCCCCCATTCAGGACACTTTCTCCCTGCTCCTTGTTTGAGTTTGCAGTTTGTCTTTCTCGATCGTAGTCCTGTAAAACAGCTGTACTGGCCTCTTCATTGACACCTTCCTCAATTTGTGTTGGTGCTTCCACATTTGGATGAATCTTCTCAGACTGAGCTTCTTCCTGTCCTAATCCAAGCTCAAAGGTAAAGTGAGTGTGACTGACAGTGGAGCCGCCTCCTCCTGCTGAGGCAGCTCTCTCCTCCTGATGAGGTTTAACCGCCTGGTCAGAAGCACCAGGGTGGGTGTCTGGGGTAGAACTTTTCTCCTTCCTACACCCATCATGTTGCGGGCTTGCAGGGCAGCCATTCTCCACAGCCCCACATGCCGTCACGGGGGGCGGCGAGAGGTCGTCGGTCCCCACCAGTTTGCCGATGTTGGGCTGGGGGAGCGGTGGGCTGTGGACGTCTGCCGGCCTCTCCTCTACCCAGGATTGCAGCTCAGGGCCGGGATGTCTTTTAGGGTCAGCCCCCGGGGAGGCGCTGGATGAGGAGTCGGGGAGGGTCTTAAAGGGCAGCGGACTCTCCCGGGGGCTGAGGTCTGCGTGGGCCAGAGCGGGGTTCAGAGAGAGTAGGTGGGCCGGCGGGGCCAGGATCTGGGTCCACTTGGCATCAGAGAGAATAGGAGTGTCCGTCTCATCTGGAAGATACagaagacaggaagacaaaagATTTAGATGGATCTCATTTTAGATCATGCTCACGCAACAACTTAAACAATTTAACCCACTAACTGTTTCAACTTTAGATCCAATGGTGGCTTTGCAGCACTTTGGATTTAATTTTATCTATATCTCACGTACAAAACTTCTTCCCCTCATTGTCTGGATAGCTCGAAGGTTTCTtatcacatttaaaacatgaagcagtaaaacaggaggaagagcGTGATCCTCAACAGCAAGACAGGAAGCCTCAAAAGAACTGATACAAAGATACACACTCCCAGGTGACTGAAAGAGCAAAAAATGGCAGAACAAACCAGGGGACAAATTGAGAAATGAGGTTGGCATGGAGTAGAAAATTAGTGTGTGGATGGACTGGGAAATTCTGAGAAAGTGGGCCAAACGGCTCCATCGCCCCCGGGAGCCATCAGTCAAGCTGACAAATGAAAGCTGTGTAATACGAGCAGAAATTCTTATATTTATTCAAAACAACTTTCTCACAGAGCCGTGTCAGCTACTGTAAAGcactctcctccctccactgGAATTCATGCTAAGCTGTTTTAGTATGTGCAGTActctgttcaaacacacacacacacacacacacaaacacacacacgcatacacagacgcgcacacacacacagagttaatcTGCCAAGCTGGATCTCTGGCAAAGGACAAACGGATAATCACTCAGCCAAAATACaaactgaaatcacagcaccATTAAAATacataacgtgtgtgtgtgagtgtgtgcgtgcgtacgtgcgtgcgtgcgtcAACAGGCCTGGCATTTTTCTGGGGTCATCTAAGATAaatccagaaaaacaaaagcagtattTCTTCTACAATAATCTGATCATTCATGCTGGAGAGCTGGGAGCTCAGTAGTGTTTACTTTACAATTACCATAAATAAACTCTGTGGAACCGCAGCTTCAAATAGGCCCTAAAACTATTTCT includes:
- the zfyve9a gene encoding zinc finger FYVE domain-containing protein 9 isoform X1; amino-acid sequence: MENYFQAEAFNLDKVLDEFEQNEDETDTPILSDAKWTQILAPPAHLLSLNPALAHADLSPRESPLPFKTLPDSSSSASPGADPKRHPGPELQSWVEERPADVHSPPLPQPNIGKLVGTDDLSPPPVTACGAVENGCPASPQHDGCRKEKSSTPDTHPGASDQAVKPHQEERAASAGGGGSTVSHTHFTFELGLGQEEAQSEKIHPNVEAPTQIEEGVNEEASTAVLQDYDRERQTANSNKEQGESVLNGGRDVQAGCEAEENGVSPPDRIGVEKERRCGPEGQVDQLLRITSLPNGLEQERSSHSKLKETEAKEEEEDEGFSPSPVPSKEDSVTEEKEMEESKQESSDGGAAGSGSIQPKLNNSRLQPVSVPYGGARPKQPVSLKLQIPQLLSGQVQNQLGPSTVSKNKNLENQCRRGTPSETTHSGTDPTAVGVNGDGVVLSPSLMPSESPDNDLQAGQLGALCKKPASSLGEVAPVWVPDSQAPVCMKCDVKFTFTKRRHHCRACGKVFCATCCSLKCRLTYMDRKEARVCVTCHSALTTAQSWETPATGSNQSPNPNNPAEYCSTIPPLQQAQASGVLSSPPPTVMVPVGVLKQPGNEGSLSREQRRVWFADGVLPNGDTAESPKPPTSSPAPSQSLAISTCSNKSSTSDSSEAAHTPVAPVGSPVGSSLSLIPEDGLPPILISTGVKGGTGGHITDYAVEERPSEIVLMQQLEEGGPDPLVFVLNANLLAMVKLVNYVNRKCWYVTTKGMHAVGQAEVVVLLQCLPDEKTIPKDIFTHFVQLYQEALSGNVLSHLSHSFFTQSFLGSKEHGGFLYISPSFQSLQDLLLPNPPYLFGILIQKWETPWAKVFPIRLMLRLGAEYRFYPCPLFSVRFRKPLFGETGHTIMNLLADFRNYQYTLPVVKGLVVDMEVRKTSIKIPSNRYNELMKAMNKSNEHVLAMGACFNDRADSHLVCVQNDDGNYQTQAISIHHQPRKVTGACFFVFSGALKASSGFLAKTSIVEDGVMIQITAETMDSLRQALRDMKDFTITCGKADQEENQELVHIQWTEDDHNFNKGVISPIDGKSMESITSVKIFHGSEFKANGKVIRWTEVFFLQSEDQPNGLSDPADHSRLTENVARAFCMALCPHLKLLKEDGMAKLGLRVTLDSDQVGYLAGSNGQPLLPQYLSDLDSALIPVIHSGACQLSEGPVVMELVFYILEIIS
- the zfyve9a gene encoding zinc finger FYVE domain-containing protein 9 isoform X2, producing MENYFQAEAFNLDKVLDEFEQNEDETDTPILSDAKWTQILAPPAHLLSLNPALAHADLSPRESPLPFKTLPDSSSSASPGADPKRHPGPELQSWVEERPADVHSPPLPQPNIGKLVGTDDLSPPPVTACGAVENGCPASPQHDGCRKEKSSTPDTHPGASDQAVKPHQEERAASAGGGGSTVSHTHFTFELGLGQEEAQSEKIHPNVEAPTQIEEGVNEEASTAVLQDYDRERQTANSNKEQGESVLNGGRDVQAGCEAEENGVSPPDRIGVEKERRCGPEGQVDQLLRITSLPNGLEQERSSHSKLKETEAKEEEEDEGFSPSPVPSKEDSVTEEKEMEESKQESSDGGAAGSGSIQPKLNNSRLQPVSVPYGGARPKQPVSLKLQIPQLLSGQVQNQLGPSTVSKNKNLENQCRRGTPSETTHSGTDPTAVGVNGDGVVLSPSLMPSESPDNDLQAGQLGALCKKPASSLGEVAPVWVPDSQAPVCMKCDVKFTFTKRRHHCRACGKVFCATCCSLKCRLTYMDRKEARVCVTCHSALTTAQSWETPATGSNQSPNPNNPAEYCSTIPPLQQAQASGVLSSPPPTVMVPVGVLKQPGNEGSLSREQRRVWFADGVLPNGDTAESPKPPTSSPAPSQSLAISTCSNKSSTSDSSEAAHTPVAPVGSPVGSSLSLIPEDGLPPILISTGVKGDYAVEERPSEIVLMQQLEEGGPDPLVFVLNANLLAMVKLVNYVNRKCWYVTTKGMHAVGQAEVVVLLQCLPDEKTIPKDIFTHFVQLYQEALSGNVLSHLSHSFFTQSFLGSKEHGGFLYISPSFQSLQDLLLPNPPYLFGILIQKWETPWAKVFPIRLMLRLGAEYRFYPCPLFSVRFRKPLFGETGHTIMNLLADFRNYQYTLPVVKGLVVDMEVRKTSIKIPSNRYNELMKAMNKSNEHVLAMGACFNDRADSHLVCVQNDDGNYQTQAISIHHQPRKVTGACFFVFSGALKASSGFLAKTSIVEDGVMIQITAETMDSLRQALRDMKDFTITCGKADQEENQELVHIQWTEDDHNFNKGVISPIDGKSMESITSVKIFHGSEFKANGKVIRWTEVFFLQSEDQPNGLSDPADHSRLTENVARAFCMALCPHLKLLKEDGMAKLGLRVTLDSDQVGYLAGSNGQPLLPQYLSDLDSALIPVIHSGACQLSEGPVVMELVFYILEIIS